The Streptomyces sp. A2-16 sequence CATCCCGCTCTGACCCGCCCCGCGAGGAGACCTGCCCGATGGACATCCGCCGTCCCCCGCTCGCCCCCGCGTTCCGGAGTCTGCCGGAGTACGTGCGTCACTGGGCCCTGACGACCCCGGAACGCCGGGCGTTCACCTTCGTCGACCATCCCGCCCCGCACTCGCGGGGGGTCCATCGCACCCTGACCTGGCGCCGGCTCGACCTGCGGGTAAGGGCGGTGGCCGCCCGGCTCGCCGAGGAGGCCGAGCCGGGAGCACGGGTCGCCGTGCTGTGCCCCCAGGGACTGGAGTACGTGACCGGGTTCCTCGGGGCGCTCGCGGCCGGCATGGTCGCCGTACCGATGTATCCGCCCGGTCTGCCCGGACACGGCGACCGGCTGGCCGCCGTCCTGGCCGACGCCCGCCCGGCGGTGGTGGTGACGGCCAGTCAGGTGAGCAGCGAGGTGCGGCACTTGTGCACGGACACCGCCACACGAATCGTCGCTGTGGACCAGGTGCCCGACGCCGCCGCGCGGGAACTGCCGCCGCCGGACGGTGAGATCGCCTATCTCCAGTACACCTCCGGGTCGACACGCACCCCGACGGGAGTGGAGATCGGGCACACCAACGTCGTCGCCAACGCCCGGCAGGCGCTGGGTGCCTACGGCGCCGATGTGACTCAGGTGACCTGTGTGGGCTGGCTGCCGCTCTACCACGACATGGGGCTCGTCCTCAGTGTGGCCGCCCCGGTGGTGCGCGGACTGCTGTCGGTGCTCATGGACCCGGTCGCCTTCCTGCACGAACCAGCGCGCTGGCTGCGGCTGCTGTCCGCGCATCCGCGGGCACTGAGCGCGGCGCCCAACTTCGCCTACGACTACTGCGCCTCGGCGGTGACCGAGGCGCAGAAGGCGGATCTGCGGCTGGACGGGGTCGTCGCACTGATCAACGGCAGCGAACCGGTCCGCCCCACCACGGCCGACAGGTTCCAGGCCGCCTTCGCCGGTCAGGGGCTCGTCGCCGGCACCCACTGCCCGTCTTACGGGCTCGCCGAGGCGACCGTCTTCGTCAGCGCCGCCCGTCCCGGGGAGCCGGTGCGCCGGTTCTCCCTCGACCGGGACGCGCTCGCCGAGGGGAAGGCGCTGCCCGCCCGGCCCGACGATCCCCGGGCCGTGTTGCTGGCGGGCTGCGGCACCCCGGTGGGACAGGAGGTTCATGTCGTCGATCCGGTCTCGGGCGCCCGCCTGTCCGAGGGCGAGGTCGGTGAGATCCAGGTGCGGGGCCCCAACGTGGGCCGCGGCTACTGGAACCGGGACGAGCAGACCCGGCGCGTCTTCGGCACGGACGGCCGGCTGCGCACCGGCGACCTGGGGACCGTCCTGGAAGGGCAGTTGATCGTCACCGGACGGCTCAAGGACCTCATCGTCGTCGACGGACGCAACCACTATCCGCAGGACCTGGAGGCCACCGTCCAGGACGCGCACCCGGCCGTACGGCGCGACCGGCTCGCCGCGTTCGGGGTGGCGGACGGCTCCGGTGAGCGGGTGGTCGTGGTGGCCGAGCACGCGCGGACCACGAGCCTCGCCGAGATCGACGTACCGGCTCTGGTGCGGTCGGTGCGCGCGGCCGTGTCCGGGCGGCACGGGGTGCGGCTCGCCGATGTCCTGCTGGTGCCGCCGGGCACGGTGCCGCGGACGTCCAGCGGCAAGGTGTCGCGGGCGCTGACCCGGCAGCGGTACCTGGCGGGTGCCTACCCGGTGGGCGGCACCGCGTGAGCGCCGTCGACGCGGCCGCGGTGCGCCGGCTGGTCGCGGAGCGGGTCGCCGGGTGGACCGGTACCGCCGCCGCGGAGGTTCCCATGGACCGGCCGCTGGCCGATCTCGGCATGTCCTCGCGGGACGCGGTCGTGCTGGCCGGGGACCTGTCCCGGCTGGCGGGGCGCGAGCTGCCGCCGACACTGCTGTGGGAGGCGCCCACCGGGGAAGCCCTGGTGGCGCACCTGTGCCGTACGGCGGTGCCGACCGCGCCGACCGCACCCGCCACGCGGGCCACCGCCTCGGAGCCCGTGGCCGTGATCGGTATCGGCTGCCGCCTCCCCGGCGGGGTCCACGGCCCGGCGGACTACTGGCGGCTGCTGACCGACGGCGTCGACGCGATCGGACGGATCCCCGAGGACCGCTGGCGCGACTTCACGCCCTTCC is a genomic window containing:
- a CDS encoding fatty acyl-AMP ligase, whose product is MDIRRPPLAPAFRSLPEYVRHWALTTPERRAFTFVDHPAPHSRGVHRTLTWRRLDLRVRAVAARLAEEAEPGARVAVLCPQGLEYVTGFLGALAAGMVAVPMYPPGLPGHGDRLAAVLADARPAVVVTASQVSSEVRHLCTDTATRIVAVDQVPDAAARELPPPDGEIAYLQYTSGSTRTPTGVEIGHTNVVANARQALGAYGADVTQVTCVGWLPLYHDMGLVLSVAAPVVRGLLSVLMDPVAFLHEPARWLRLLSAHPRALSAAPNFAYDYCASAVTEAQKADLRLDGVVALINGSEPVRPTTADRFQAAFAGQGLVAGTHCPSYGLAEATVFVSAARPGEPVRRFSLDRDALAEGKALPARPDDPRAVLLAGCGTPVGQEVHVVDPVSGARLSEGEVGEIQVRGPNVGRGYWNRDEQTRRVFGTDGRLRTGDLGTVLEGQLIVTGRLKDLIVVDGRNHYPQDLEATVQDAHPAVRRDRLAAFGVADGSGERVVVVAEHARTTSLAEIDVPALVRSVRAAVSGRHGVRLADVLLVPPGTVPRTSSGKVSRALTRQRYLAGAYPVGGTA